One window from the genome of Fulvivirga lutea encodes:
- a CDS encoding ABC transporter substrate-binding protein encodes MAEKQLFKDQMGSEVIIPHSPMRVISLVPSQTELLFDLGLEDKIAGLTKFCIHPADSVKSKPIIGGTKNFRFDKIDEIQPDLIIGNKEENYESGINQLKKKYPVWMSDIYDLNDSLNMITSIGTIFRVEDKANRLVNSIRTSFDQLPEFKKLTCLYFIWNKPKMVVGKDTFINKMLQKSGFENLISPSRYPELSLEELENLQPQVVLLSSEPFPFKKKHLEEFEELFPKSKILIVDGELFSWYGSRLLKTADYFKQLRAKLDPLF; translated from the coding sequence ATGGCTGAGAAACAACTTTTTAAAGACCAAATGGGGTCTGAGGTCATAATACCTCATTCCCCCATGCGGGTAATTTCCTTAGTTCCTTCACAAACAGAGTTGCTTTTTGACTTAGGTTTGGAGGATAAAATAGCAGGTCTTACTAAATTCTGTATACATCCAGCTGACAGCGTAAAATCAAAACCAATAATTGGAGGTACAAAGAACTTTAGATTTGATAAGATTGATGAAATTCAGCCTGATCTTATAATTGGTAATAAGGAGGAAAATTATGAGTCTGGTATTAATCAGCTTAAAAAGAAGTACCCGGTTTGGATGAGTGATATCTATGATTTGAATGATTCTCTAAATATGATCACTTCTATAGGCACGATATTTAGAGTAGAAGATAAAGCGAACCGATTGGTTAATTCCATTAGAACGTCATTTGATCAATTACCAGAATTTAAAAAACTTACATGTCTTTACTTCATCTGGAATAAACCCAAGATGGTGGTTGGAAAGGATACCTTTATCAATAAAATGCTTCAAAAGTCGGGTTTTGAAAATTTAATTTCACCAAGCAGATACCCTGAGCTTAGTTTGGAAGAGTTAGAAAATCTTCAGCCACAAGTGGTGCTTCTTTCATCCGAACCATTTCCGTTTAAGAAGAAACATTTAGAGGAATTTGAAGAGCTCTTCCCAAAATCTAAAATTCTAATTGTAGATGGAGAATTGTTTTCGTGGTATGGGAGTCGATTATTAAAAACAGCGGATTATTTTAAACAGCTTCGGGCTAAGCTAGACCCACTTTTCTAA
- a CDS encoding PAS domain-containing sensor histidine kinase, producing the protein MTINYLEGLSLAGLEGEDMFHSIVEKSNDIILITDDEYVIKYINGSVRRKLGTRPEEALGKSLFEFINPEKQNSLRDFVNRRDNSKESKLTEICLLAKKGGTLYFDVTISNLLKNEEVGGLVITLHDITDRKIAEEKLRKANNELDQFIYKTSHDLRAPLLSALGLVELARQDPEKEKHDYLGMIRKSLLKLDHFIEDINSFYRNEKLAIRNERIDFEEIIKEELDQLTNFYNADHVAVTYNINRISDLYSDSVRVKTILTNVISNAFKYSDKGKQESYLKINIQVTPDECNIKVEDNGIGIRQQYLNYIFDIFYRADENAKGSGLGLYIVKDTVDKLGGQIRVQSEYGKGTSFTISIPNFLNTEVHARAFSLN; encoded by the coding sequence ATGACAATAAATTATCTAGAGGGGTTGTCCTTAGCTGGGCTGGAGGGAGAAGATATGTTTCATTCAATTGTGGAGAAATCCAACGATATAATTTTAATCACCGATGATGAATATGTGATTAAATATATCAACGGATCAGTGAGAAGAAAATTGGGCACACGGCCCGAGGAAGCTTTAGGCAAAAGTTTATTTGAGTTTATTAATCCTGAAAAGCAGAACTCATTACGAGATTTTGTTAACAGAAGAGATAATAGTAAAGAGAGTAAGCTTACAGAAATATGTCTACTGGCAAAGAAGGGTGGCACATTGTACTTTGATGTTACAATATCTAATCTGTTAAAAAATGAAGAGGTTGGAGGTTTGGTAATCACGCTTCACGACATCACTGATAGGAAAATTGCAGAAGAGAAGCTAAGGAAAGCCAACAACGAACTAGATCAATTTATCTATAAAACCTCTCACGATTTAAGAGCGCCATTATTATCAGCACTAGGTCTAGTAGAGCTAGCCAGACAGGATCCGGAGAAGGAAAAGCACGACTACCTGGGTATGATAAGAAAGAGTTTGTTAAAACTCGACCATTTTATAGAAGACATCAACAGTTTTTACAGAAACGAGAAGTTAGCAATACGAAATGAAAGAATTGACTTTGAAGAAATCATTAAAGAGGAACTTGATCAGCTCACTAATTTTTACAATGCTGATCATGTTGCTGTTACTTACAATATAAACCGAATATCAGATTTATATTCTGATTCGGTGAGAGTAAAAACCATTCTGACCAATGTTATTTCCAATGCCTTTAAATACAGCGATAAGGGAAAACAGGAGTCATACTTAAAAATAAACATTCAGGTTACGCCTGATGAATGCAATATTAAGGTTGAAGATAACGGTATCGGTATCAGACAGCAGTACCTTAATTATATCTTCGATATCTTTTACAGGGCAGATGAAAATGCCAAAGGATCTGGTTTGGGGTTATATATAGTAAAAGATACAGTTGATAAACTTGGTGGACAAATAAGGGTGCAGTCTGAGTATGGTAAAGGAACTTCCTTTACCATATCGATACCAAACTTCCTTAATACCGAAGTCCACGCCCGAGCATTTTCATTAAACTAA